From Salvia splendens isolate huo1 chromosome 3, SspV2, whole genome shotgun sequence, a single genomic window includes:
- the LOC121794038 gene encoding uncharacterized protein LOC121794038, which yields MSEIDEEEEEKEICSYVTHLERAFNKPPRTTRVNGWNEKDMFRLPTNEVVEELNRAFVMIEIISFNTQLTHNNPLAPTTSRGWDKRHQNGNASQELDVSLSHMQSILAPKIPRARCIIVTNAVYVYFHPRSQEMDVSLSPMRSMLP from the exons ATGAGTGAGAttgacgaggaggaggaggagaaggagattTGCAGTTATGTTACGCATCTTGAGCGCGCCTTCAACAAGCCGCCTCGCACGACTAG AGTAAATGGGTGGAATGAGAAAGACATGTTCCGGCTTCCAACAAATGAGGTGGTTGAGGAACTAAATAGAGCCTTCGTCATGATAGAAATAATTTCCTTCAACACGCAACTCACCCACAACAACCCCTTAGCGCCAACCACCAGCCGCGGATGGGACAAGCGCCACCAGAATGGAAATGCATCCCAAGAGCTGGATGTATCACTGTCGCACATGCAATCTATACTTGCACCCAAAATCCCAAGAGCTAGATGTATCATTGTCACCAATGCGGTCTATGTATACTTCCATCCAAGATCCCAGGAGATGGATGTATCATTGTCGCCAATGCGATCTATGCTTCCATAG
- the LOC121794133 gene encoding pectinesterase-like, producing the protein MSRLRQFFAGRSFSGDKTTRKKLLLSLLATTVLVAAVIGVAAGVKSRRHSPSGAGDSAALKISSSHAIARSSCSSTLYPELCYSAIAGPLDGGKKVKSPKDIITLSLNVTITAVKRNYAAIGKLLADDKGNFTKREKGALKDCLETLDETLDELETAVDELNEYPFKKSIEAHADDLKTLLSSAITNQETCLDGFSYNKADRHVREVFIGGQVVRVEQLCSNSLAMLTNMTKKDAEEERKLNGGRKLTAAADGGWPEWLSAGDRRLLQSSSVTPNVVVAADGSGNYKTVAAAVAAAPEKSSKRYVIRIKAGVYRENVEVPKKKTNIMFIGDGRTTTIITASKNVVDGSTTFNSATVAVVGEKFLARDITFQNTAGPSKHQAVALRVGSDLSAFYKCDILAYQDTLYVHSNRNFFINCYIAGTVDFIFGNAASVLQDCDIHARRPNSGQKNMVTAHGRTDPNQNTGIVIQKSRIGATSDLKSVQKSFPTYLGRPWKEYARTIIMQSSITDVIHPAGWHEWSGSFALNTLTYGEYQNTGAGASTSGRVKWKGYKVITSSTEAAGYTPGKFVAGGSWLPSTGFPYSLGL; encoded by the exons ATGTCCCGCCTCCGCCAATTCTTCGCCGGAAGATCATTTTCCGGCGACAAAACCACCCGAAAAAAActcctcctctctctcctcGCCACAACCGTCCTGGTAGCCGCCGTGATCGGCGTCGCCGCCGGAGTAAAATCCCGACGCCACAGCCCCTCCGGCGCCGGCGACAGCGCCGCCCTCAAAATCTCCAGCTCCCACGCCATCGCTCGATCATCCTGCAGCAGCACATTGTACCCAGAGCTCTGCTACTCCGCCATCGCCGGCCCTCTCGACGGCGGCAAGAAGGTGAAATCCCCCAAAGACATCATCACTTTGTCGCTGAACGTGACGATCACCGCCGTGAAGCGGAACTACGCCGCCATCGGAAAGCTGCTCGCCGACGACAAGGGCAACTTCACGAAGCGGGAGAAGGGGGCGCTAAAGGACTGCCTCGAGACGCTGGATGAGACGCTGGATGAGCTCGAGACCGCTGTCGACGAGCTCAACGAGTACCCGTTCAAGAAGTCGATCGAGGCCCACGCCGACGACCTCAAAACCCTACTCTCCTCCGCCATTACCAATcag GAGACCTGCCTTGACGGCTTCTCGTACAATAAGGCCGACAGGCACGTACGAGAAGTCTTCATAGGAGGGCAGGTCGTTCGAGTCGAGCAGCTCTGCAGCAACTCTCTCGCGATGCTCACCAACATGACGAAGAAGGATGCGGAGGAGGAGAGGAAGCTCAACGGCGGGAGGAAGCTCACGGCGGCGGCGGACGGGGGCTGGCCGGAGTGGCTGTCGGCAGGGGACAGGAGGCTGCTGCAGTCGTCCTCCGTGACGCCGAAcgtggtggtggcggcggacGGGAGCGGAAACTACAagacggtggcggcggcggtggcggcggcgccgGAGAAGAGCAGCAAGAGGTACGTGATTAGGATAAAGGCGGGGGTTTACAGGGAGAACGTGGAGGTGCCGAAGAAGAAGACGAACATAATGTTCATCGGAGATGGGCGGACCACCACCATCATTACCGCCAGCAAGAACGTTGTCGACGGAAGCACTACGTTTAACTCGGCTACAGTAG CTGTAGTAGGAGAAAAGTTCTTGGCCCGAGACATCACTTTCCAAAACACAGCCGGGCCCTCCAAGCACCAAGCCGTCGCGCTTCGGGTCGGGTCGGATCTTTCCGCATTCTACAAATGCGACATTCTAGCCTATCAAGACACGCTTTACGTCCACTCCAATCGAAATTTCTTCATAAACTGCTACATAGCTGGCACTGTCGACTTCATCTTTGGTAACGCCGCCTCAGTGCTCCAAGATTGTGACATCCACGCCCGTCGCCCTAATTCGGGTCAAAAGAACATGGTCACGGCCCATGGCCGAACCGACCCGAACCAGAATACGGGCATAGTGATACAAAAAAGTAGGATTGGAGCGACTTCTGACTTGAAGTCGGTCCAAAAAAGTTTTCCTACTTATCTTGGACGGCCTTGGAAGGAATATGCTAGGACCATCATCATGCAGTCGTCCATAACGGACGtgatacacccggccgggtggcatGAGTGGAGCGGGAGTTTCGCCCTTAATACTCTGACTTATGGAGAGTATCAAAACACGGGGGCTGGGGCGTCCACTTCCGGAAGGGTTAAATGGAAAGGGTACAAGGTGATCACGAGCTCGACCGAGGCTGCGGGTTACACGCCGGGGAAGTTCGTCGCCGGTGGGAGTTGGTTGCCGTCAACCGGCTTCCCTTATTCACTAGGGTTGTGA
- the LOC121794134 gene encoding pectinesterase 3-like produces the protein MDTVKSFKGYGKVDERDDTEFRRKTRNRLIILAISAILLIGLITGIVAGILSHRKNNSGESPATTSAALKSLCSATEYPESCVTSLRSSNSSDPQTIFRYSLSVAAEALAKASDFATEYVRKHESLGASARQALQVCSAVLGDAADSLSETIDSAHTSDGKQLLSVSDNLRTWLSAAITDQDTCLDALDEAGANATAVRDDVRKLLANSTEFASNSLAIVTKVVGFLGGFEIPAHRRLLGEAADGFPAWVGAAERRLLQEERPKPDVTVAADGSGDVTTVNEAVKRLKKKSKTRFVIYVKAGVYKENVLLEKAHWNVMIYGDGAAATVISADKNNVDGVATFDTATFAVAGKGFIARDIGFINTAGPHKHQAVALRSGSDQSVFHRCSFDAYQDTLYAHSNRQFYRECNVTGTIDFIFGNAAVVFQKCNIMPRQPMANQFVTITAQGKKDPNQNTGISIQRCVMGPFDKLTAPTYLGRPWKDYSTTIVMHTEIGVFLNPLGWISWVNGVDPPNSIFYAEYQNTGPGSSTAGRVKWAGYKPTLTTAEASKYTVNSFIQGPSWLADSNVAFDST, from the exons ATGGACACCGTGAAGTCCTTCAAAGGCTACGGCAAAGTCGACGAGCGCGACGACACCGAGTTCCGTCGCAAAACTCGGAATCGTCTCATCATCCTCGCCATCTCAGCAATTCTTTTGATCGGCCTGATCACCGGAATTGTCGCCGGAATTTTATCTCACCGGAAAAACAACTCCGGCGAAAGTCCGGCGACCACCTCGGCGGCTCTGAAATCCCTCTGCAGCGCGACCGAGTACCCCGAGTCGTGCGTCACGAGTTTGAGGTCCTCCAACTCGTCCGATCCGCAGACGATTTTCCGCTACTCGCTTTCCGTCGCTGCGGAGGCATTGGCGAAAGCATCCGACTTCGCGACGGAATACGTCCGCAAGCACGAAAGCCTCGGCGCGAGCGCTAGGCAGGCGCTGCAGGTCTGCAGCGCCGTGCTGGGCGACGCCGCGGACTCGCTGAGCGAGACCATCGACTCTGCCCACACCAGCGACGGAAAGCAGCTGCTTTCCGTCTCTGACAACCTGAGGACGTGGCTGAGCGCGGCGATCACCGACCAGGACACGTGCCTCGATGCCCTCGACGAGGCAGGGGCGAATGCGACTGCGGTCAGAGATGACGTCAGGAAGTTGCTGGCGAACTCCACGGAGTTCGCCAGCAACAGCCTAGCGATCGTCACGAAGGTGGTCGGATTTCTCGGGGGGTTCGAGATTCCGGCGCACCGGCGGCTGCTGGGGGAGGCGGCGGATGGTTTTCCGGCGTGGGTCGGGGCGGCGGAGCGGCGGCTGCTGCAGGAGGAGAGGCCGAAGCCGGATGTGACTGTGGCGGCGGATGGCTCCGGCGATGTGACGACGGTGAATGAGGCGGTGAAGAGGCTTAAGAAGAAGAGTAAGACGAGATTTGTGATATATGTGAAGGCCGGAGTGTATAAGGAGaatgtgttgttggagaaggcGCATTGGAATGTGATGATCTACGGCGACGGCGCCGCTGCCACGGTTATTTCCGCCGACAAGAACAATGTCGACGGAGTGGCCACCTTCGACACCGCCACTTTCG CTGTTGCTGGCAAGGGATTTATAGCCCGGGACATAGGGTTCATAAACACGGCCGGGCCACACAAGCACCAGGCCGTGGCCCTCCGGTCGGGCTCCGACCAATCTGTCTTCCATCGGTGCTCCTTCGATGCTTACCAAGACACCCTCTACGCCCACTCCAATCGCCAGTTCTACCGCGAGTGCAACGTTACGGGTACCATCGACTTCATCTTCGGGAATGCTGCCGTCGTCTTCCAAAAGTGCAACATCATGCCTAGGCAGCCCATGGCCAATCAATTTGTGACCATCACTGCACAAGGCAAGAAAGACCCTAACCAAAACACTGGCATTTCCATCCAAAGATGTGTGATGGGCCCATTTGATAAGCTCACTGCACCAACTTATTTGGGCCGGCCTTGGAAAGATTACTCGACCACGATTGTCATGCACACCGAAATCGGCGTGTTTTTGAACCCATTGGGCTGGATTTCTTGGGTAAACGGTGTCGACCCGCCCAACTCGATTTTTTATGCTGAGTATCAGAATACCGGGCCAGGGTCGAGCACTGCCGGTCGGGTTAAATGGGCCGGGTATAAGCCCACTCTCACAACGGCCGAGGCGTCTAAGTACACTGTGAATTCATTTATTCAAGGCCCATCTTGGTTGGCTGATTCAAATGTCGCTTTTGATTCCACAtaa
- the LOC121794135 gene encoding alanine aminotransferase 2-like — protein MRKFAAEKSKNLLAHRKICAVSLQHPTASVFSSQSHHNPLPQSSILLRFLSSAASNPSAPSESMASDYSSTPIKIDSINPKVLECEYAVRGEIVNLAQKLQEDLKVNPDSHPFDEIIYCNIGNPQSLGQQPITFFREVLALCDHPAILDKGETQGIFSADSIERAFQILDQIPGRATGAYSHSQGIKGLRDTICSGIEARDGFPADPNDIFLTDGASPAVHMMMQLLIRSENDGILCPIPQYPLYSASIALHGGSLVPYYLDEATGWGLEVSDVKKQLETARSKGIDVRALVVINPGNPTGQVLAESNQQQIVDFCKNEGLVLLADEVYQENIYAPDKQFHSFKKVARSMGYGEKDISLVSFQSVSKGYYGECGKRGGYMEVTGFAPEIREQMYKLASVNLCSNISGQILASLVMSPPKVGDESYESYTAERDGILSSLARRAKTLEDALNSLEGVTCNRAEGAMYLFPRISLPNKAIEAAKFVKTAPDAFYARRLLNATGVVVVPGSGFGQVPGTWHFRCTILPQEDRISAIVSRLTDFHKAFMDEYRD, from the exons ATGCGGAAATTTGCGGCGGAAAAGTCCAAAAACTTGTTAGCCCATAGGAAAATCTGTGctgtcagtttgcagcatcccaCCGCTTCAGTCTTCTCATCTCAATCACATCATAATCCGCTGCCCCAATCGTCTATTCTCCTGCGTTTCCTGAGCTCTGCTGCTTCGAATCCCTCTGCTCCTTCTGAATCCATGGCTTCTGATTATTCCTCCACCCCTATCAAGATCGATTCGATCAATCCTAAg GTTTTGGAGTGTGAGTATGCAGTCCGTGGTGAAATCGTGAACCTTGCTCAG AAATTACAAGAAGACTTGAAGGTCAATCCGGACTCTCATCCCTTCGATGAG ATAATATACTGCAATATTGGAAATCCTCAATCTCTTGGGCAGCAGCCAATCACCTTTTTCAGAGAG GTCCTTGCTTTGTGTGACCATCCTGCCATCTTGGATAAAGGCGAAACACAGGGGATATTTAG TGCTGATTCTATCGAGCGGGCATTTCAGATACTCGATCAGATTCCTGGACGAGCCACTGGAGCTTATAGCCACAGCCAG GGTATCAAAGGACTGCGCGACACAATATGCTCTGGCATCGAGGCTCGTGATGGATTCCCGGCCGATCCAAATGATATCTTCTTGACAGATGGCGCAAGCCCTGCG GTGCATATGATGATGCAGTTATTGATAAGATCAGAAAACGACGGAATCCTTTGCCCTATTCCACAGTACCCTCTGTATTCTGCTTCGATTGCCCTGCATGGAGGCTCTCTT GTTCCATATTATCTCGATGAGGCAACGGGATGGGGTTTGGAAGTCTCTGATGTTAAGAAGCAGTTGGAAACAGCCAGATCAAAGGGCATCGATGTCAGGGCTTTAGTCGTTATAAATCCCGGAAATCCCACTGGGCAG GTTTTGGCTGAGAGCAACCAACAGCAAATTGTCGACTTCTGCAAGAACGAAGGACTCGTTCTTTTGGCCGACGAG GTGTACCAAGAAAATATATATGCGCCCGACAAGCAGTTTCACTCGTTCAAGAAAGTGGCACGGTCCATGGGTTACGGGGAGAAAGACATTTCTTTGGTATCCTTCCAGTCTGTGTCGAAAG GTTACTACGGAGAATGTGGAAAACGAGGAGGTTACATGGAAGTCACTGGCTTCGCTCCCGAGATAAGAGAGCAGATGTACAAACTAGCATCGGTCAACCTCTGTTCTAACATATCCGGTCAGATTCTCGCAAGCCTCGTCATGAGCCCACCAAAG GTGGGAGATGAATCGTATGAATCTTATACTGCTGAGAGAGATGGAATTTTATCCTCCCTAGCGAGACGGGCTAAG ACTCTCGAAGATGCGCTCAACAGTTTGGAGGGAGTAACCTGCAACAGGGCTGAAGGAGCAATGTATTTGTTCCCTCGCATTAGCTTGCCAAACAAAGCAATCGAAGCTGCAAAGTTCGTGAAAACTGCCCCTGATGCATTCTATGCTCGTCGTCTCCTCAATGCCACTGGAGTGGTAGTCGTTCCTGGTTCTGGATTCGGACAG GTTCCCGGGACATGGCATTTCAGGTGCACGATTTTACCTCAAGAGGATAGAATATCAGCCATCGTGTCTCGTCTCACGGACTTTCACAAAGCGTTCATGGATGAGTATCGCGACTGA
- the LOC121794136 gene encoding proteasome subunit alpha type-5 yields MFLTRTEYDRGVNTFSPEGRLFQVEYAIEAIKLGSTAIGVKTKEGVVLAVEKRITSPLLEPSSVEKIMEIDEHIGCAMSGLIADARTLVEHARVETQNHRFSYGEPMTVESTTQALCDLALRFGEGDEESMSRPFGVSLLIAGHDENGPCLYYTDPSGTFWQCNAKAIGSGSEGADSSLQEQYNKELTLKEAETIALSILKQVMEEKVTANNVDIAKVSPKYHLYSPSEVEEVISRL; encoded by the exons ATGTTTCTGACGAG GACTGAGTATGATCGGGGAGTGAATACTTTCTCTCCTGAAGGCCGGTTGTTTCAGGTTGAATATGCCATTGAGGCGATTAAG CTGGGTTCAACTGCAATTGGTGTAAAGACTAAGGAGGGAGTTGTTCTTGCTGTTGAGAAGCGCATTACGTCGCCGCTGTTG GAGCCGAGCAGTGTGGAGAAGATAATGGAAATCGATGAACATATAGGGTGTGCCATGAGTGGTTTGATTGCTGATGCCCGCACACTCGTTGAGCACGCGCGAGTTGAAACTCAG AATCACAGGTTCTCTTATGGTGAGCCAATGACTGTTGAATCTACTACTCAAGCCCTCTGTGATCTTGCACTGAGATTTGGGGAAGGGGATGAAGAATCCATG TCAAGACCTTTTGGTGTATCTCTTCTCATTGCTGGTCATGATGAGAATGGCCCCTGCTT GTACTACACTGACCCATCTGGCACTTTCTGGCAATGCAATGCAAAAGCCATCGGGTCAGGTTCCGAAGGTGCTGACAGCTCTCTGCAGGAGCAGTATAACAAG GAACTGACCCTCAAAGAAGCCGAAACCATTGCACTCTCCATTCTGAAGCAAGTTATGGAGGAGAAG GTGACGGCCAACAATGTCGATATTGCCAAGGTGTCACCGAAATACCATCTCTACTCCCCTTCGGAAGTTGAAGAAGTTATAAGTCGCCTGTAA
- the LOC121795172 gene encoding uncharacterized protein LOC121795172, protein MHTRSQGTPPFGLLCYQRRKGSGSSAGFEIQQDSPSPIRDNPLFENSDSDLEAESMADNNNNNAVPPPVVRFGDTLRSGIEYPGEPPNVEHNLIKRVLFPFSLREKARAWYDSIPGYNIETFQELKTLFLLEYNSPMKIEKLREEITSFHQKYDESFAEAWKRFTDLIRKCPSHGLAPGHDLLKFYKGLNNEGTGLVTAGSNGNLDDLTHEDVRALFQRLANNQRNWHNPRRAAEKGGDTFGATKDAERVSAIEAQLADISTQMSSMTKAVKSLQLTPQPKAVAVMRCGLCQGGHHTDQCSSLQGPPIEDVNYIGNNCQGFNQGNQYSNQQNWRPQQSNWNQSGPSNNSGNQWRTNTQPPGYEKKPSVEDQLGQILSFMTKSQKENESFKERTVEKFGQMEATLRNLETQIGQIATASHTRIPNTIPSNTVPNPKGYEQCKAVKLRSGRELGSTPLIDGQVQAASGSKKYGEESDSSGKIRVEKDIRKKIPLSPAMDPKCPFNFPDFIPPPPFPIEKKKTKKITQEKGLDWMMSIIRKVRVDVSLVDLFLHFPKFSKFFKDLIAKKEKIQEDGVVRLSAFCSQLVKGKIPAKRRDPGSCVIPCEMGDKKFPKCLLDQGSGISLMALKTARSIGLQARIESIDIELQLADHSIVKPLGIIKDVLVKVDKFVLPVDFIVLEMEEDKDMPILFGRPFLATGDVVIKTKTNTVVFRVDGEELVIKQEKAGKRLLEPG, encoded by the exons ATGCACACGAGATCTCAGGGTACACCGCCTTTCGGAttactctgttatcaaagaaggaAAGGGTCAGGAAGTTCAGCCGGGTTTGAAATTCAACAGGATTCGCCGAGTCCAATCAGAGATAACCCATTGTTTGAGAATAGTGACAGTGATCTGGAAGCTGAGTCGATGGCCGACAATAATAACAACAACGCTGTCCCACCACCCGTTGTGAGGTTTGGCGACACTCTTAGATCGGGAATTGAGTACCCCGGAGA ACCCCCGAATGTGGAACACAATCTGATCAAGAGGGTCTTATTCCCATTCTCTCTGAGGGAGAAAGCAAGAGCTTGGTATGACTCTATACCGGGCTACAACATTGAAACATTCCAAGAGTTGAAGACGTTGTTCCTCTTAGAATATAATTCCCCGATGAAGATCGAGAAATTGAGAGAAGAGATCACTTCTTTCCATCAAAAGTATGATGAGTCCTTTGCAGAAGCTTGGAAGAGATTCACAGACCTGATAAGGAAATGCCCGAGCCATGGTctagctccggggcatgaccttttgaaattctacaaGGGACTCAACAATGAAGGCACGGGACTAGTTACTGCAGGCTCTAATGGAAACCTGGATGACTTAACGCATGAGGATGTGAGAGCCTTATTCCAAAGGTTGGCTAACAATCAACGGAACTGGCACAACCCAAGGAGAGCAGCAGAGAAAGGAGGAGACACATTCGGTGCTACAAAGGATGCAGAGAGAGTATCTGCAATTGAAGCTCAATTGGCAGATATAAGCACCCAGATGTCGTCGATGACAAAGGCAGTGAAATCGCTGCAACTGACTCCTCAACCCAAAGCAGTGGCAGTGATGAGATGTGGATTGTGTCAAGGAGGGCATCATACTGATCAATGTTCTAGTCTTCAAGGACCACCAATCGAGGATGTGAACTACATTGGCAACAATTGCCAAGGGTTTAACCAAGGCAACCAATACAGCAATCAGCAGAATTGGAGGCCTCAGCAATCGAACTGGAATCAAAGTGGTCCTAGCAACAACTCGGGGAACCAATGGAGGACAAACACTCAACCCccgggttatgagaagaagccatcGGTAGAAGATCAATTGGGACAGATACTCTCCTTCATGACcaagagtcaaaaggagaatgaGAGCTTCAAAGAAAGGACGGTAGAGAAGTTTGGTCAGATGGAGGCTACATTGAGGAATCTCGAGACTCAAATTGGGCAGATTGCTACAGCATCTCACACAAGAATCCCGAATACCATCCCAAGCAATACGGTGCCTAATCCTAAGGGCTATGAGCAGTGCAAGGCAGTTAAGCTAAGAAGTGGTCGCGAGTTAGGTTCGACACCATTAATTGACGgccaag TTCAGGCTGCATCTGGCAGCAAGAAGTATGGTGAAGAATCCGATTCAAGTGGAAAAATTCGAGTAGAGAAGGATATCCGCAAAAAGATCCCGCTAAGTCCGGCAATGGACCCGAAGTGTCCATTTAATTTTCCAGATTTTATCCCCCCGCCTCCTTTCCCAatcgagaagaagaagacaaagAAAATAACTCAAGAGAAAGGACTCGATTGGATGATGAGTATCATTAGGAAAGTCAGAGTAGATGTGTCCTTAGTGGATTTGTTCCTACACTTTCCTAAATTCTCCAAGTTTTTTAAGGACCTTATCGCAAAAAAGGAGAAGATACAAGAGGATGGTGTGGTGAGATTGAGCGCATTTTGCTCACAATTGGTGAAGGGGAAGATACCTGCGAAGAGACGAGACCCTGGGAGTTGTGTGATCCCATGTGAGATGGGAGATAAAAAGTTCCCAAAGTGCCTACTTGATCAAGGCTCGGGAATATCATTGATGGCTCTGAAGACGGCGAGGTCAATCGGTCTACAAGCGAGGATTGAGTCAATCGATATTGAGCTACAATTGGCGGATCACTCAATTGTGAAGCCACTAGGGATCATCAAGGATGTCTTGGTGAAGGTGGACAAGTTTGTACTCCCGGTCGACTTTATTGTCCTAGAGATGGAAGAGGACAAGGACATGCCTATCCTCTTTGGTAGGCCATTCTTAGCGACCGGGGATGTTGTGATTAAGACCAAGACAAACACGGTGGTGTTTCGAGTAGATGGTGAAGAGCTGGTGATCAAGCAAGAGAAGGCGGGGAAGCGCCTATTGGAGCCTGGATAG